One window of the Candidatus Microbacterium colombiense genome contains the following:
- a CDS encoding DUF4012 domain-containing protein — MSDGRLPVRRRWIGWTIGIILALLVVSIGWVTIRGIGAVNDLQQVAKGASQLKSSIGAGELDGAESIAESIAHHAESAHGLTSDPIWQAFGAIPWIGPNFHAVSEVAEIADDVASQALTPMLDVAGEFDLAGLGFSDGSIDLAPFAAIEKPLGQASAVLSSAQVRAQQIDADATLPPLADAVREMRTTVTQATGAVGALHGAAVLLPTMLGGDGPRNYVLAMQNNAELRSSGGIIGSSALLHADRGRITLQRQASTPDFPALDVGLPVSESTTALFEDRPGRYMQNITSIPDFSEAGPTIAARWEGRFGGRIDGVVAVDTLVAANLMKATGDLKFGPFTATPDTIVSILLSEIYAKIADPRAQDEVFAQAASGLFGAALSGGDPQALIGALAESADEGRVRIWSAHEDEQKVLAASSLGGTIPKDTTDGTYVGVLVNDSTGGKMDYYTRASIATAIGTCDGEATTQVRVTWTNDAPADAATTLPAYVTANGWYGVPIGSVRTLIAVYGPDGATPSHIDRDGAEEGVQTATLDSRAVVQHEVLLAPGESTTITVEFQGTGAGERLTEVLHTPMVETPKTTRDKLTCAP; from the coding sequence ATGAGCGATGGTCGACTTCCTGTGCGGCGCCGATGGATCGGCTGGACCATCGGCATCATCCTGGCGCTTCTCGTCGTGTCGATCGGGTGGGTGACGATTCGCGGCATCGGCGCCGTGAACGACCTGCAACAGGTCGCGAAGGGCGCCTCCCAGCTGAAGTCGTCCATCGGAGCGGGCGAACTCGACGGCGCCGAATCGATCGCGGAGAGCATCGCTCATCACGCCGAATCCGCCCATGGCCTCACATCGGACCCGATCTGGCAGGCATTCGGCGCCATCCCGTGGATCGGCCCGAACTTCCACGCGGTGAGCGAAGTGGCGGAGATCGCCGACGACGTCGCGTCGCAGGCCCTCACGCCGATGCTCGATGTGGCGGGTGAGTTCGACCTCGCCGGACTCGGCTTCTCCGACGGATCGATCGATCTCGCACCCTTCGCGGCGATCGAGAAGCCACTCGGTCAGGCGAGCGCAGTGCTCAGCTCCGCTCAGGTGCGGGCGCAGCAGATCGACGCGGATGCCACGCTCCCGCCGCTCGCCGACGCCGTCCGGGAGATGCGCACCACGGTCACTCAGGCCACGGGCGCCGTGGGCGCGCTGCACGGCGCGGCCGTGCTGCTGCCGACCATGCTGGGCGGCGATGGCCCGCGCAACTACGTGCTCGCCATGCAGAACAACGCCGAGCTGCGGTCCTCCGGCGGGATCATCGGGTCCTCCGCTCTGTTGCATGCAGACAGGGGCAGGATCACCCTGCAGCGACAGGCCTCGACGCCGGACTTCCCCGCGCTGGACGTCGGCCTGCCCGTGAGCGAATCGACCACCGCGCTGTTCGAGGACCGTCCGGGGCGTTACATGCAGAACATCACGAGCATTCCGGATTTCAGCGAGGCAGGACCGACGATCGCGGCGCGCTGGGAAGGCCGTTTCGGCGGCCGGATCGACGGCGTCGTCGCCGTCGACACCCTCGTCGCCGCCAACCTCATGAAGGCGACGGGCGACCTGAAGTTCGGGCCCTTCACGGCGACGCCCGACACGATCGTCAGCATCCTCCTCTCGGAGATCTACGCGAAGATCGCGGACCCGCGTGCACAGGATGAGGTCTTCGCACAGGCCGCGAGCGGCCTCTTCGGGGCAGCGCTCTCGGGTGGCGACCCTCAGGCATTGATCGGTGCCCTCGCCGAGTCAGCCGACGAGGGGCGCGTGCGCATCTGGAGCGCCCACGAGGACGAGCAGAAGGTTCTGGCCGCGTCGTCGCTGGGGGGCACGATCCCGAAGGACACCACTGACGGCACCTACGTCGGCGTGCTGGTCAACGACAGCACCGGCGGCAAGATGGACTACTACACCCGTGCGTCGATCGCGACGGCGATCGGCACCTGCGATGGCGAGGCGACCACGCAGGTCCGCGTCACCTGGACGAACGATGCACCCGCGGATGCGGCGACCACGCTGCCCGCGTACGTGACAGCGAACGGCTGGTACGGGGTGCCCATCGGCTCCGTGCGCACATTGATCGCGGTGTACGGCCCCGACGGCGCCACCCCCTCGCACATCGACAGGGACGGCGCTGAGGAGGGCGTGCAGACGGCCACACTCGACAGCCGCGCCGTGGTGCAGCACGAGGTACTGCTTGCCCCGGGAGAATCGACGACCATCACGGTCGAGTTCCAGGGAACCGGGGCGGGCGAGCGCCTCACCGAGGTGCTGCACACGCCGATGGTCGAGACTCCCAAGACGACACGTGACAAGCTGACCTGCGCTCCGTGA
- a CDS encoding glycosyltransferase, producing the protein MGARLRVVLDQLVHVVDPDHASAALDLTRGLVATAPSGCSVDAIVAAGSEIPVAGVVDVRTLSLARRELAGAWQLGLTPGVGGGLIHAPSLMAPLVRHDRVHDNDQTTVTLWDLRAWDSPDALSKTAVAWQRGMLRRAVKHADAVIVPSHAIARRLSELAKLGDRIRVIAGAAPHGFAVPTDAAQRRAALSLPAEYIVLTGDAATLGEGFRGAVASDLDAVVLDADEGTEPRLAELASSVGLPERRAHIRGALSPEDRAAVLAGSAAFVATSAIAGWPWRALEAMTLGRPVVAVDSGAHRDVLADGGHLVSEADLAEAVADAVGVAGERLGVLSADRARAFSWASSAERVWGLHADL; encoded by the coding sequence ATGGGTGCTCGACTGCGTGTTGTTCTGGATCAACTGGTTCACGTCGTCGACCCCGATCACGCGTCCGCGGCCCTCGATCTGACACGAGGTCTCGTGGCGACCGCACCCTCCGGATGTTCCGTGGATGCGATCGTCGCGGCGGGTTCCGAGATCCCCGTCGCCGGAGTCGTGGACGTTCGCACTCTCTCGCTCGCACGGCGAGAGCTCGCCGGCGCCTGGCAACTCGGGCTCACGCCCGGCGTGGGTGGCGGTCTCATCCACGCGCCGAGCCTGATGGCACCGCTCGTACGGCACGACCGGGTGCACGACAACGACCAGACGACGGTGACGCTGTGGGACCTGCGCGCCTGGGATTCGCCGGACGCCCTGTCGAAGACGGCAGTGGCCTGGCAACGCGGCATGCTCCGGCGTGCCGTCAAGCACGCCGACGCCGTGATCGTCCCCTCACACGCGATCGCACGACGGCTGTCGGAGCTCGCGAAGCTGGGCGACCGCATCCGCGTGATCGCCGGTGCGGCGCCGCACGGCTTCGCCGTGCCGACCGATGCGGCCCAGCGCCGCGCAGCGCTGTCCCTTCCCGCCGAGTACATCGTCCTCACGGGCGACGCCGCGACCCTCGGCGAGGGGTTCCGCGGCGCCGTGGCGTCGGATCTCGACGCCGTGGTCCTCGATGCGGACGAAGGCACCGAGCCACGACTGGCCGAACTCGCCTCGAGCGTCGGTCTGCCGGAAAGACGCGCGCATATCCGTGGTGCCCTGTCGCCGGAGGATCGCGCAGCCGTGCTGGCGGGATCCGCGGCGTTCGTCGCGACGAGTGCGATCGCAGGGTGGCCCTGGCGTGCGCTCGAGGCGATGACACTCGGGCGTCCTGTCGTCGCTGTCGACAGCGGGGCCCACCGAGACGTCCTCGCGGACGGAGGGCATCTCGTGTCCGAAGCGGACCTCGCGGAGGCCGTCGCCGACGCCGTGGGCGTGGCGGGGGAGCGGCTCGGCGTGCTCTCGGCGGATCGGGCGAGGGCATTCTCCTGGGCGAGCTCGGCGGAGCGCGTGTGGGGCCTGCACGCGGATCTCTGA
- a CDS encoding SDR family NAD(P)-dependent oxidoreductase yields the protein MKVLLTGADGFIGSHLAEQLVRDGHDVRALVLYNSFDTRGWLDGVDPEIASQIEFLPGDVRDPALMMSAVADRDAVLHLAALIAIPYSYAAPDLYVQTNIQGTLNLLNAARAAGIDRFIHTSTSEVYGTARYVPMDEGHPLQGQSPYSASKIAADQMVNSYHASFGLPTVTIRPFNTFGPRQSARAVIPTIISQLAAGKREIQLGAVTPTRDFTFVPDTVSGFTAALTSTAGVGEVINLGAGFEVSIGQTFDLIAEVMGVDATATEDPARLRPANSEVERLFSDNSKARDVLGWAPRYDGVDGFREGLRATAEWFTEPANLARYRTDAYIV from the coding sequence ATGAAGGTACTGCTCACAGGAGCTGACGGATTCATCGGATCGCACCTCGCGGAGCAGCTCGTCAGAGACGGTCATGATGTCCGAGCGCTCGTGCTCTACAACTCGTTCGACACACGCGGATGGCTGGACGGCGTCGATCCGGAGATCGCGTCGCAGATCGAGTTCCTGCCGGGTGACGTGCGCGACCCGGCATTGATGATGTCGGCCGTCGCAGACCGCGACGCGGTTCTGCATCTGGCGGCCCTGATCGCCATTCCGTATTCGTACGCGGCTCCCGACCTCTACGTGCAGACGAACATCCAGGGCACGCTCAACCTCCTGAACGCGGCGCGTGCCGCGGGCATCGACAGATTCATCCACACGTCGACCAGCGAGGTGTATGGAACGGCGCGCTACGTGCCGATGGATGAGGGCCACCCGCTGCAAGGCCAGTCCCCGTACTCGGCGTCGAAGATCGCGGCCGACCAGATGGTGAACTCCTACCATGCGTCGTTCGGCCTCCCCACGGTGACGATCCGCCCGTTCAACACCTTCGGCCCCCGGCAGTCTGCCCGCGCGGTGATCCCGACGATCATCAGTCAACTCGCCGCGGGCAAGCGTGAGATCCAACTCGGTGCGGTCACTCCGACGCGCGACTTCACCTTCGTTCCCGACACCGTGTCCGGATTCACCGCCGCGCTCACGAGCACAGCCGGCGTCGGTGAGGTCATCAACCTCGGAGCAGGCTTCGAGGTGTCGATCGGACAGACGTTCGATCTCATCGCGGAGGTCATGGGCGTCGATGCGACAGCGACCGAGGACCCGGCGCGACTGCGCCCTGCGAACTCTGAGGTCGAGCGGCTGTTCTCCGACAACTCCAAGGCGCGGGATGTCCTCGGGTGGGCTCCGCGCTACGACGGCGTCGACGGTTTCCGCGAGGGACTGCGCGCCACGGCGGAGTGGTTCACGGAGCCCGCGAATCTTGCCAGATACCGCACAGACGCCTACATCGTATGA
- a CDS encoding LegC family aminotransferase: MIGAEGFVRAIREVVGDEPFVGLHIPDITDIEKQRVNECLDSTFVSSVGSFVGEFEQSIAGFTGSAHGIAVSNGTSALQVALELAGVAAGDDVIIPTLSFIATANAVSHAGARPYFVDSDSETLGLSVEAVEEVLKAARSTPDGLVNGATGRRIGAIVPMHTLGHPMRIGELVELADEYGVPVVEDAAESLGSRVGDVHTGTFGKLGIISFNGNKILTTGGGGMILTGDDELARRARHLTTTAKRPHRWEFEHDEVAYNFRMPNLNAALGVAQLERLPEFLAAKRRLAKSYARVFDAMPGVTFLAEPAGTVSNYWLCAVRVDGGIDRRDEFLEATNDAGLQCRPFWNLLHRQTPYRHLPHAPTPVAESLHASVVCIPSSPALAAA; this comes from the coding sequence ATGATCGGCGCGGAAGGCTTCGTTCGGGCGATCCGCGAGGTGGTCGGAGATGAACCGTTCGTCGGACTCCACATCCCGGACATCACCGATATCGAGAAGCAACGGGTGAACGAGTGCCTGGACTCGACGTTCGTGTCGAGCGTCGGCAGCTTCGTCGGGGAGTTCGAGCAGTCGATCGCCGGCTTCACCGGCTCGGCGCACGGTATCGCGGTGTCCAACGGGACCTCTGCGCTCCAGGTGGCTCTAGAACTCGCCGGGGTCGCCGCAGGAGACGACGTCATCATCCCGACGCTGTCGTTCATCGCCACGGCGAACGCGGTGTCGCACGCCGGTGCCCGACCGTATTTCGTCGACAGCGACAGCGAGACCCTCGGACTGTCGGTGGAGGCTGTCGAGGAAGTGCTCAAGGCGGCTCGATCGACGCCAGACGGCCTCGTCAACGGCGCGACCGGGCGGCGCATCGGTGCAATCGTCCCGATGCACACGCTCGGCCACCCGATGCGCATCGGCGAGCTCGTCGAGCTCGCCGATGAATACGGGGTCCCTGTCGTCGAAGATGCCGCAGAGTCTCTCGGCAGTCGAGTCGGTGATGTGCACACCGGAACATTCGGGAAGCTGGGAATCATCAGCTTCAACGGGAACAAGATCCTGACCACCGGTGGTGGTGGAATGATCCTCACCGGGGATGACGAACTCGCGAGGCGCGCGCGACACCTCACCACGACGGCCAAAAGACCGCACCGCTGGGAGTTCGAGCACGACGAGGTCGCTTACAACTTCCGCATGCCGAATCTCAACGCGGCGCTCGGTGTCGCGCAACTCGAACGCCTGCCCGAGTTCCTGGCTGCGAAACGACGCCTTGCGAAGAGTTACGCCCGGGTGTTCGATGCGATGCCGGGGGTGACATTCCTGGCCGAACCCGCGGGAACCGTGAGCAACTATTGGCTCTGCGCCGTGCGCGTCGACGGCGGTATCGATCGTCGCGACGAGTTCCTCGAGGCGACCAACGACGCCGGGCTCCAATGCCGCCCCTTCTGGAACCTCCTGCACCGGCAGACCCCGTACCGCCACCTGCCGCACGCGCCGACGCCCGTCGCGGAGTCGCTGCATGCGAGCGTCGTCTGCATCCCGAGCTCTCCCGCATTGGCGGCAGCGTGA
- the neuC gene encoding UDP-N-acetylglucosamine 2-epimerase produces MRKIAVLTGTRADYGLLRGLLRAIEDEAGLELQLIATGTHLDDRFGRTESEIAADGFRVAASVPIWSAGDDELTAADDVGRALPLYARALRDLDPDVLVVLGDRLEAFAAAAAATILSLPVAHIHGGELTEGAMDDALRHAITKMAYLHFVSTEGHRRRVIQLGEQPHRVYFHGAPIVDALAGLDLLSRTEVESRFGISLTAPTALVTFHPAAMDVEAPELLVDELLAGLLDVEDLHIVITGSNSDIGTSDVRRRIASFVEAHPDRVDYVESFGQLGYLSAMSTAAVVAGNSSSTVLEAPVLGIPSVLIGDRQKGRPLAASVAVPRIDRVAIADALRAAITGPFGEDGDQIFGDPGFARRTAATLRDAEIPRPPRKTFHDIEELP; encoded by the coding sequence GTGAGGAAGATCGCCGTACTCACGGGCACGCGGGCGGACTACGGTCTCCTGCGCGGACTGCTGCGTGCGATCGAGGACGAAGCGGGGCTCGAGCTGCAGCTCATCGCGACCGGCACACACCTGGACGACAGATTCGGACGCACCGAGTCGGAGATCGCCGCGGACGGGTTCCGCGTGGCCGCATCCGTGCCGATCTGGTCGGCGGGCGACGATGAACTGACGGCGGCGGACGACGTCGGCCGGGCCCTGCCGCTGTACGCGCGTGCACTGCGCGACCTCGACCCCGACGTGCTGGTCGTCCTCGGAGACAGGCTGGAGGCGTTCGCTGCGGCTGCCGCGGCAACGATTCTCTCGCTGCCCGTCGCGCACATCCACGGAGGCGAACTCACTGAGGGTGCCATGGACGACGCCCTCCGGCACGCCATAACGAAGATGGCCTATCTCCACTTCGTGTCGACCGAGGGTCATCGCCGGAGGGTCATCCAGCTCGGTGAGCAACCCCATCGCGTGTACTTCCACGGGGCGCCGATCGTCGATGCACTCGCCGGGCTCGACCTGCTCTCCCGGACAGAGGTGGAAAGCCGCTTCGGCATCTCGCTCACGGCGCCGACGGCGCTCGTGACATTCCACCCCGCGGCGATGGATGTCGAGGCACCGGAGTTGCTTGTCGATGAACTGCTCGCTGGTCTGCTCGACGTCGAGGATCTGCACATCGTGATCACGGGATCCAACTCCGACATCGGCACCTCGGACGTGCGGCGACGGATCGCCTCGTTCGTCGAGGCGCATCCCGACCGCGTCGACTACGTGGAGTCCTTCGGGCAACTCGGCTACCTCAGCGCGATGTCGACCGCGGCCGTCGTCGCGGGAAACTCCTCGAGCACCGTTCTGGAAGCTCCCGTGCTGGGAATTCCCTCGGTCCTGATCGGGGATCGCCAGAAAGGCCGCCCACTCGCCGCAAGCGTCGCCGTGCCGCGCATCGATCGAGTCGCCATCGCCGACGCCCTTCGCGCGGCGATCACGGGCCCCTTCGGTGAGGACGGGGACCAGATCTTCGGTGATCCCGGTTTCGCTCGACGTACCGCTGCAACTCTTCGCGACGCCGAGATTCCGCGTCCACCCCGCAAGACCTTCCATGACATCGAGGAGCTGCCGTAA
- a CDS encoding N-acetylneuraminate synthase family protein: MTDRVFVIAEAGVNHNGSLDTAIELVDLAASAGADAVKFQTFSADNLALESAALADYQRTSAEDERSQHDLLRNLELTHDQFRVLRDRCSAQGIQFLSTAFDVVGLEFLVTELGIPTVKVASGDLTFAPLLVAAGRTGLPVILSTGMAEMSEIARALRFLAAGVLQAKGALDRTVRLTDAVLDTAWQRRNDHVVFAQHVTILHCTTEYPAADEHLNLRAMQTIGTTFGHRVGYSDHSLGSLASVLAVGLGAVVVEKHFTFDVDAEGPDHAASLDPQGLHDYVADLRRVPVMLGSVEKRCQPVEEGNRAVVRRSLVAATDIDAGAVITEGDVACFRPATGRTSFDYWEVVGSPASRSYRRGDLIDA, from the coding sequence ATGACCGATCGTGTCTTCGTGATCGCCGAGGCCGGCGTGAACCACAACGGATCTCTGGACACCGCCATCGAACTCGTCGACCTCGCGGCTTCGGCGGGGGCGGACGCGGTGAAGTTCCAGACCTTCTCCGCCGACAACCTCGCGCTGGAGAGCGCCGCATTGGCTGACTACCAGCGGACGTCAGCGGAGGACGAGCGCTCGCAGCATGATCTGCTGCGAAACCTCGAACTCACCCACGATCAGTTCAGGGTGTTGCGGGATCGCTGCTCTGCGCAGGGCATCCAGTTCCTGTCGACCGCATTCGACGTGGTGGGACTGGAGTTCCTCGTCACGGAGTTGGGAATCCCCACCGTGAAGGTCGCCTCGGGCGATCTGACCTTCGCGCCTCTGCTGGTGGCTGCCGGCCGCACGGGGCTGCCGGTGATCCTGTCCACAGGGATGGCTGAGATGTCGGAGATCGCGCGGGCGCTGCGATTCCTCGCGGCCGGCGTCCTGCAGGCGAAGGGCGCGCTCGATCGGACGGTGAGGCTCACCGATGCTGTGCTGGACACGGCATGGCAGCGGCGGAATGACCACGTGGTCTTCGCGCAGCACGTCACGATCCTCCACTGCACCACGGAGTACCCCGCAGCAGATGAGCACCTGAATCTTCGCGCGATGCAGACCATCGGGACCACGTTCGGGCACAGGGTCGGCTACTCCGACCATTCGCTCGGCTCCCTCGCTTCGGTGCTGGCCGTCGGTCTCGGTGCCGTGGTCGTCGAGAAGCACTTCACCTTCGACGTCGACGCCGAAGGGCCGGATCACGCGGCTTCACTCGATCCGCAGGGGCTCCACGACTACGTGGCGGACCTGCGTCGGGTGCCGGTGATGCTCGGCTCGGTCGAGAAGCGCTGCCAGCCTGTGGAGGAGGGTAACCGTGCGGTCGTGCGCAGGAGTCTCGTCGCCGCGACCGACATCGACGCCGGGGCGGTCATCACCGAGGGCGACGTCGCCTGCTTCCGACCTGCCACGGGCCGGACCTCCTTCGACTACTGGGAGGTCGTGGGAAGCCCGGCCTCCCGCTCCTATCGCCGTGGCGACCTGATCGATGCGTGA
- a CDS encoding acetyltransferase gives MRDLVLLGAGGHARSVLAALTSSGRVVRGYFAPWPSDGLPDLAYLGEDDAIGDWNPGEVDVVNAVGSIGSTALRRRLHELAVRRGFTVEGFVHPAAHVDPGASLGAGVQVFAGAIINVGARVGTGTLINTGAIIEHDTTIGEHVHIAPGAVLAGDVRVGADAFVGLGSRIIQGRTVGSGSIVGAGAVVLADVDAAATVVGVPARPRSDRSEDS, from the coding sequence ATGCGTGATCTCGTCCTCCTCGGGGCCGGTGGACACGCACGATCGGTGCTGGCAGCGTTGACGTCCAGCGGTCGCGTCGTGCGTGGGTACTTCGCCCCGTGGCCCTCAGACGGCCTGCCGGACCTCGCGTATCTCGGAGAGGATGACGCCATCGGGGACTGGAACCCTGGAGAGGTCGATGTCGTCAACGCCGTCGGATCGATCGGGTCGACCGCCCTCAGACGGCGGCTTCACGAGCTCGCTGTCCGTCGAGGGTTCACTGTCGAAGGGTTCGTTCACCCCGCGGCACACGTGGATCCGGGTGCCTCCCTGGGGGCTGGAGTCCAGGTCTTCGCCGGCGCGATCATCAATGTGGGCGCACGGGTCGGCACAGGCACGCTCATCAACACCGGGGCCATCATCGAACATGACACGACCATCGGAGAACACGTCCACATCGCCCCGGGGGCGGTCCTCGCCGGCGACGTGCGGGTCGGGGCGGACGCATTCGTCGGCCTCGGCTCCCGGATCATCCAAGGGCGGACGGTAGGGTCGGGAAGTATCGTCGGGGCGGGGGCGGTGGTCCTCGCTGATGTGGATGCTGCGGCGACCGTCGTCGGAGTGCCCGCGCGGCCACGGAGCGACAGGAGCGAGGACTCATGA
- a CDS encoding nucleotidyltransferase family protein, whose product MIDRTLLVVTPTTSIRAALLQLDRGGLQVVFVENEAGVLIGAVSDGDIRRGLISGSALEDAIETVMNRAPATVPPSASQQDVDALKNSRGIRVVAVVDDDGIMIDVVGDRARISTPLDTPVVLMAGGRGQRLYPITKDIPKPLVPLGDVPMIDIILGRLREQGFRRVHVSVNHLAHLIEEHLGDGSSRGLEITYIHESSPLGTAGALAQLRGIIDAPFVVMNSDLLTQVDLRRMLAFHHTLGASATIGAREFGFEIPYGVIRREGDTVVALAEKPYHSELVSAGIYVLEPKALEMLDAEEYCDMPTLLARLMQQGDDVGAFEIHEEWIDVGRPEDLERARQAWERSGR is encoded by the coding sequence ATGATCGACAGGACTCTTCTCGTCGTCACTCCGACGACGAGCATCCGTGCCGCGCTGCTGCAACTCGATCGGGGCGGACTCCAGGTCGTCTTCGTCGAGAACGAGGCGGGTGTCCTGATCGGTGCCGTCAGCGACGGCGACATCCGTCGCGGCCTCATCTCCGGCTCTGCGCTCGAAGACGCGATCGAGACGGTGATGAATCGCGCCCCCGCGACAGTGCCCCCTTCCGCCAGCCAGCAGGACGTGGATGCGCTCAAGAACAGTCGTGGAATCCGAGTCGTGGCTGTCGTCGACGACGACGGCATCATGATCGACGTGGTCGGAGATCGCGCTCGGATATCCACGCCGCTCGACACACCCGTCGTGCTGATGGCCGGCGGTCGAGGTCAGCGTCTCTACCCGATCACGAAGGACATCCCGAAGCCGCTCGTCCCGCTCGGAGACGTGCCGATGATCGACATCATTCTCGGTCGGCTGCGTGAACAGGGCTTCCGTCGTGTTCATGTCTCTGTCAACCATCTCGCGCACCTCATCGAGGAGCACCTCGGAGACGGCAGCTCGCGGGGGCTCGAGATCACCTACATCCATGAGTCCTCTCCGCTCGGCACCGCCGGGGCGCTGGCGCAGCTGAGGGGAATCATCGATGCTCCCTTCGTCGTGATGAACTCGGACCTGCTGACCCAGGTGGACCTGCGCAGGATGCTCGCCTTCCATCACACGCTCGGTGCGTCGGCCACGATCGGAGCTCGTGAGTTCGGCTTCGAGATTCCCTACGGCGTGATCCGTCGCGAGGGCGACACGGTGGTCGCGCTCGCGGAGAAGCCCTATCACAGCGAGCTCGTGAGCGCCGGGATCTATGTTCTGGAGCCGAAGGCGCTGGAGATGCTCGATGCTGAGGAGTACTGCGACATGCCGACGCTGTTGGCGCGGCTGATGCAGCAGGGCGATGATGTCGGGGCGTTCGAGATCCACGAGGAGTGGATCGATGTGGGGCGTCCGGAAGATCTCGAGCGCGCACGCCAGGCGTGGGAACGGAGTGGCCGATGA
- a CDS encoding acylneuraminate cytidylyltransferase family protein produces the protein MRICTITVRAGSKGVPGKNLRVVAGRPLFGHSVAQAVATGLFDEVVVSSDSDEILALAASFGATGVVRRPPEMATDTAGKVPAIAHAVRSTEERTGRRYEVCVDLDATSPLRTVDDIRAAVEMFEAADVRSLITGAEARRNPYFNLVEEQPDGTVAVSKAPDDAVLRRQDAPRCFDMNGSIYVWERSALLEDQVVFFPSTILYEMPADRSIDVDSEFDFRVVEWLMGQRADL, from the coding sequence ATGAGGATCTGCACCATCACAGTACGTGCCGGGTCGAAGGGCGTCCCGGGCAAGAATCTGCGCGTCGTCGCCGGTCGGCCGCTCTTCGGGCATTCCGTCGCGCAGGCCGTGGCCACGGGCTTGTTCGACGAGGTCGTCGTCTCGAGCGATTCCGACGAGATCCTCGCTCTCGCCGCATCCTTCGGTGCGACGGGTGTGGTGCGGCGCCCCCCTGAGATGGCCACCGACACGGCGGGGAAGGTTCCGGCGATCGCCCATGCCGTGCGGTCGACAGAGGAGAGGACCGGCCGGCGGTACGAGGTGTGCGTCGACCTCGATGCGACGAGTCCTCTGCGCACCGTCGACGACATCCGCGCGGCCGTGGAGATGTTCGAAGCCGCCGACGTACGTTCGCTGATCACGGGAGCGGAGGCGAGGCGGAATCCGTATTTCAACCTCGTCGAAGAGCAGCCCGACGGCACGGTCGCCGTGAGCAAGGCGCCGGACGATGCCGTGCTGCGACGCCAGGATGCGCCGCGGTGCTTCGACATGAACGGATCGATCTACGTGTGGGAGCGGAGCGCGCTTCTGGAGGACCAGGTCGTCTTCTTCCCGTCCACGATCCTGTACGAGATGCCGGCGGATCGCTCGATCGACGTGGACAGCGAGTTCGACTTTCGCGTCGTGGAGTGGCTGATGGGTCAGCGAGCGGATCTGTGA
- a CDS encoding ABC transporter permease codes for MTDTRDLFAAVPRSDFETPGKSRGLIDVVRWRYLLNLLVRTGVTTRYRNSVLGWTWSYVRPAAQFLVFWVVLGIFMDLDRGLPNYAVYLFSGIVVINLFSEGFKNATTSIVGNAALVRKVFLPRQLFAVSSVIVAFVHFLPQVGLLLVVCLLMGWIVHISILSVLAIFAGMIIVMVFSLGLGLFFGALNVRYRDSENIVELLLLLATWASPVLYAWTQVQDAIVGRLGWPNWIVELYMLNPITQGVELFHYAFWRPATEGMVSAAGYTGKVMVDIPPDLAWNTLWTFLIAVATLLFGQFVFRRLEGRFAQDL; via the coding sequence GTGACTGATACCCGAGATCTTTTCGCCGCCGTCCCGCGTTCCGACTTCGAGACCCCGGGCAAGAGTCGTGGGTTGATCGATGTGGTGCGCTGGCGGTATCTGTTGAACCTCCTGGTGCGTACCGGAGTGACCACGCGGTATCGCAACTCGGTACTCGGATGGACGTGGTCCTACGTGCGCCCGGCCGCGCAGTTCCTCGTGTTCTGGGTCGTCCTCGGGATCTTCATGGATCTCGATCGTGGACTTCCGAACTACGCCGTGTATTTGTTCTCCGGGATCGTCGTCATCAACCTCTTCTCGGAAGGTTTCAAGAACGCCACCACATCGATCGTCGGCAACGCTGCTCTCGTGCGGAAGGTCTTCCTGCCCCGACAGCTCTTCGCTGTCTCCTCCGTCATCGTGGCGTTCGTGCATTTCCTCCCGCAGGTGGGCCTGCTGCTGGTGGTCTGCCTGCTCATGGGGTGGATCGTCCACATCTCGATCCTCTCCGTGCTCGCGATCTTCGCCGGCATGATCATCGTGATGGTGTTCAGCCTGGGACTCGGTCTGTTCTTCGGGGCCTTGAACGTGCGTTACCGCGATTCCGAGAACATCGTCGAGCTGCTCCTTCTGCTCGCCACCTGGGCATCTCCCGTCCTGTATGCGTGGACGCAGGTGCAGGATGCCATCGTCGGTCGGCTCGGCTGGCCGAACTGGATCGTCGAGCTCTACATGTTGAACCCGATCACGCAGGGTGTCGAGCTGTTCCACTACGCCTTCTGGCGTCCGGCGACCGAGGGCATGGTCTCGGCTGCCGGCTACACAGGCAAGGTGATGGTCGACATCCCACCCGACCTGGCCTGGAACACGCTCTGGACGTTCCTGATCGCGGTCGCCACGCTCCTGTTCGGACAGTTCGTCTTCCGACGCCTCGAGGGAAGGTTCGCACAAGACCTATGA